Genomic window (Kangiella profundi):
AAGTTGATTCAGATCCATTAGCTGAATACCTGTCTGAGCATCCAAAAGGTAGCGTTGTTAAAGGTAAAGTTAAAGAAGTTGATGCAAAAGGTGCATTGATTGAATTAGCTGATAACATTGACGGCTACGTTCGTGCTTCAGATATCAGCACTGACCGTGTTGAAGATGCTAGCAAACACCTTGCTGTTGGCGACGAAGTTGAAGCCAAATTTATGGGTGTTGACAAGAAAAACCGTAACTTGAACCTTTCTATTAAGGCGAAAGATGCTGCTGAAGAAGCTGCTGCAATCAAAGAATTCAGCAACGACGCTTCTGCTCCAGCAACACTAGGTGACTTGTTGAAAGAGCAATTAGGCGACGAATAATCGCATAATTATTGCTTTTAGCATCATGATCCAAATCAAGCCCGACTCAGGTCGGGCTTTTTTGTGCTTAGAAAAAGTGTAAAAAAGATCATATAATTAAAACAGTTAGGTGCATTTTCAGTTAAAATCCACCATACTGTAACCACAAGGTTTAACGACGTAAGGATAATGCCCATGACAAAATCGCAATTGATAGAGCGCTTAGTGGAGAAAAATCCACAGCTATCAGTACGTGATGTCGAACTGGTAGTAAAATCCATGTTAGATCAAATGTCGGAATCTCTGGCAGATGGAGACCGCATTGAGATCCGTGGCTTTGGTAGCTTTTCGCTACACTACAGAGCGCCACGCGTAGGCCGTAATCCCAAGACTGGAGAATCGGTCAAGCTAGATGGCAAATACGTTCCGCACTTCAAACCAGGTAAGGAGTTGCGTGAGCGGGTAAACGACGGACAGGATAAACCCATCAAGCCATAGGTACTCTAAATAATTCAACTTTGACCAATAGCGGAGATTACCTTGCGACAACTTTTCGCGATCATACTATTTATTGCCCTACTGATTATCAGTACTGTATTTGCCTTGAATAACAATCAGCCGATTGTGGTGGATTACCTTTTCGGAGAATCGGAGCTTGCACTGTCAACCCTGATATTTTGGGTAGCACTAATTGGACTGTTACTTGGAATTTTGGCAATGACCGTTGCACTATTGAAACTAAGAGTGCAGCTTAAGCGTTGTAAAAACAGGCTGAGTAAAGCTGAACAAGAATTAAAGAATTTGAGGACTGCGCCGGTCAAGGATACGGTTTAAATGAATGATTGGTTTTTGTATGGGGTGCTTGCGCTACTTCCCATTGCAGCTTTTTCTGGATATCGATTAGGCCGTAAACAAAGAAAAGAGCAGCAATCCTCCAACGGCAGTTTATCAAGCAACTATATAAAGGGATTAAACTATCTACTGAATGAACAGGCGGATAAGGCGGTTGATACATTTATCGATCTTCTTACTGTAGATACGGATACTGTTGAAACACACCTTGCTCTAGGCAATTTATTCCGCAAACGTGGCGAAGTTGATCGCGCTATTAGACTTCACCAAAATCTTATTGCTCGTCCTCAACTTAAAACTGAAGATCGTAACACCGCCCTATATCAATTGGGCCTCGATTATAACGCAGTCGGCATGTATGACCGTGCTGTGAGCCTGTTTAATGAGCTGCTTTCAGATCCTGAACATAAATCTGAATCTTTACACCAGCTACTTAATATCTATCAGCTGACAAAAGACTGGGATCAGGCAGCAAAAATTGCCGAGCAACTACAGTCATCATTAGGGGAGGAACAATCTAAGCCTCTAGCTCACTTTTACTGTGAACTGGCTGAACAGAAGCAAATCGAAGGTGATACGAAAGCAGCATTAGCAAACTTGAAGAAAGCACTATCGATTAATCCTGACTCTGTTAGAGCCAGTATCTTACAGGGTGATATCTATCTGCAGCAAAGTAATTTCAAGCAGGCAATTAAGGCCTATCAGCGAATTCTCAAGCAGGATATCGCTTTTTTACCAGAAGCATTACCTAAAATTGCAGAAGCATATAATGCTCAAAACGACCTAAAGGGGTATAAGCAATTTCTGAATGAGAGTTTGCAACATGATGCTGGCGTTTCCCTGCTGATTGAACTGTCCAAGATCATCCAGAAAGAGAAGGGTGACAAGGCTGCTGCATTATTAATCGGCGAATATCTTCAGGATAAGCCTTCTCTGAAAGGCTTGCACCGATTAATCT
Coding sequences:
- the ihfB gene encoding integration host factor subunit beta — encoded protein: MTKSQLIERLVEKNPQLSVRDVELVVKSMLDQMSESLADGDRIEIRGFGSFSLHYRAPRVGRNPKTGESVKLDGKYVPHFKPGKELRERVNDGQDKPIKP
- a CDS encoding lipopolysaccharide assembly protein LapA domain-containing protein; this encodes MRQLFAIILFIALLIISTVFALNNNQPIVVDYLFGESELALSTLIFWVALIGLLLGILAMTVALLKLRVQLKRCKNRLSKAEQELKNLRTAPVKDTV
- the lapB gene encoding lipopolysaccharide assembly protein LapB; the encoded protein is MNDWFLYGVLALLPIAAFSGYRLGRKQRKEQQSSNGSLSSNYIKGLNYLLNEQADKAVDTFIDLLTVDTDTVETHLALGNLFRKRGEVDRAIRLHQNLIARPQLKTEDRNTALYQLGLDYNAVGMYDRAVSLFNELLSDPEHKSESLHQLLNIYQLTKDWDQAAKIAEQLQSSLGEEQSKPLAHFYCELAEQKQIEGDTKAALANLKKALSINPDSVRASILQGDIYLQQSNFKQAIKAYQRILKQDIAFLPEALPKIAEAYNAQNDLKGYKQFLNESLQHDAGVSLLIELSKIIQKEKGDKAAALLIGEYLQDKPSLKGLHRLISLHIEHAQESAKPSLQLLDGIVEKLLQRKPRYECQNCGFHTKAIYWQCPSCKEWSSVKPIKGIEGE